The Thermanaerovibrio acidaminovorans DSM 6589 genome contains a region encoding:
- the ald gene encoding alanine dehydrogenase has product MKIGCPKEIKNHEYRVGLIPASVRTYVASGHEVFVQKGAGLGSGIADEEYVAAGAKILDTAEEVWAKADMIVKVKEPLPQEYPLMREGQLLYTYFHFAASEELTKACMERKIVALAYETVEDQDGSLPLLKPMSEVAGRMAPLMGSFYLGKAHGGRGLLVSGVPGVAPCNVLVLGGGVVGRNAARMAAGLGAKVTILDVKAKVLEYLDDTMPSNVFPVYSDPVTLEENLKEADMVIGAVLIPGAKAPKLVRKEHLKIMKPGAVMVDVAIDQGGCFETSHATTHSDPIYVVDGIVHYCVANMPGAYARTSTFALNNATIYYGKMLADKGYIQACKDNPGLKKGLNMVMGKVTYKPVAEAFDLPYTPVDEVL; this is encoded by the coding sequence ATGAAGATAGGGTGTCCGAAGGAGATCAAGAACCACGAGTATCGGGTAGGGTTGATTCCCGCCTCGGTGAGGACCTACGTGGCGTCGGGGCATGAGGTTTTCGTCCAGAAGGGGGCGGGGCTCGGGTCCGGCATAGCCGATGAGGAGTACGTGGCCGCCGGCGCCAAGATCCTGGATACCGCCGAGGAGGTGTGGGCCAAGGCGGACATGATAGTTAAGGTTAAGGAGCCCCTTCCCCAGGAGTATCCCCTCATGAGGGAGGGCCAGCTACTCTACACCTACTTCCACTTCGCCGCCAGCGAGGAGCTCACCAAGGCCTGCATGGAGCGCAAGATAGTTGCCCTGGCCTACGAGACCGTGGAGGACCAGGATGGCTCCCTGCCGCTTCTCAAGCCCATGAGCGAGGTGGCGGGCCGGATGGCTCCCCTGATGGGAAGCTTCTACCTGGGCAAGGCCCACGGAGGCCGGGGCCTTTTGGTCTCCGGCGTCCCCGGGGTGGCCCCCTGCAACGTGCTGGTTCTCGGGGGTGGCGTGGTGGGCCGCAACGCCGCCAGGATGGCGGCGGGCCTGGGGGCCAAGGTGACCATCCTGGACGTGAAGGCCAAGGTGCTGGAGTACCTGGACGACACAATGCCCAGCAACGTCTTCCCGGTCTACAGCGACCCGGTCACCCTGGAGGAGAACCTTAAGGAGGCGGACATGGTGATAGGGGCGGTGTTGATCCCCGGGGCCAAGGCCCCAAAGCTGGTCCGCAAGGAGCACCTCAAGATCATGAAGCCCGGGGCGGTGATGGTGGACGTGGCCATCGACCAGGGCGGGTGTTTCGAGACCTCCCACGCCACCACCCACAGCGACCCCATCTACGTGGTGGACGGCATAGTGCACTACTGCGTGGCCAACATGCCCGGCGCCTACGCCAGGACCTCTACCTTCGCCCTCAACAACGCCACCATATACTATGGCAAGATGCTGGCCGACAAGGGTTACATCCAGGCCTGCAAGGACAACCCGGGGCTCAAGAAGGGGCTCAACATGGTGATGGGCAAGGTGACCTACAAGCCCGTGGCGGAGGCCTTCGACCTGCCCTACACCCCGGTGGACGAGGTCCTCTAG
- the grdC gene encoding glycine/sarcosine/betaine reductase complex component C subunit beta, giving the protein MANCAILGTAYCLNHVPNLAYHYGNTPWVEREGSGETDFLRDLKGAMRDHAFACSYAPNQAYVGAMDLCGLEGHPKPWYDNPVREANRFGRYGEIMPEDEFIGLMDICDVFDLILLEAGFAAEVRGKLSSHPLMKDHLLNRLETGHPLEEIQGELTKGALPLYLGDRLVGCCRKGHEIDECLSAYVLLENIACKAGGVLALLHLLNNTGLSPEEVDFVVECSEEACGDMNQRGGGNFAKAVAEICGCVNASGCDVRGFCAGPVNAMIVGGSMVAASARRNVVVLAGGAVPKLYMNSRDHLKKGVPPLEDCLGNFAILLGPEDGRNPVMRLDALGKHSVGAGASPQAVTTALVYEPLAKLGLGFLDVDKYAAELHIPEITLPAGAGDPANANFKMIAALAAMKGQIEKAKMNDFVVERGIPGFAHTQGHIPSGVPFVGPARDWILEGRIKRAMIIGKGSLFLARMTNLSDGASFVIEPPSPVSHGVSVTKEEVKAFILEALEEALASLRKS; this is encoded by the coding sequence ATGGCTAACTGCGCGATACTTGGGACGGCCTACTGTCTTAACCATGTCCCTAACCTGGCTTACCACTACGGAAACACCCCTTGGGTCGAGAGGGAGGGCTCCGGCGAGACCGACTTCCTCCGGGACCTAAAGGGGGCCATGAGGGACCATGCCTTCGCCTGTTCCTACGCCCCCAACCAGGCCTACGTGGGGGCCATGGACCTGTGCGGGCTGGAGGGGCACCCTAAGCCCTGGTACGACAACCCGGTCCGGGAGGCCAATCGTTTCGGCCGGTACGGGGAGATAATGCCCGAGGACGAGTTCATCGGCCTCATGGACATCTGTGACGTGTTCGACCTGATCCTCCTGGAGGCAGGCTTCGCCGCGGAGGTGAGGGGGAAGCTGTCCTCCCACCCGCTGATGAAGGACCACCTGCTCAACCGCCTGGAGACGGGGCATCCGTTGGAGGAGATCCAGGGGGAGCTGACCAAGGGGGCCCTGCCCCTGTACCTGGGGGACCGGCTTGTGGGTTGTTGCCGCAAGGGGCACGAGATAGACGAGTGCCTCTCCGCCTACGTGCTGTTGGAGAACATAGCCTGCAAGGCGGGGGGCGTGCTGGCCCTTCTGCACCTGCTCAACAACACGGGGCTTTCCCCCGAGGAGGTTGACTTCGTGGTGGAGTGCTCCGAGGAGGCCTGCGGGGACATGAACCAGCGGGGCGGGGGCAACTTCGCCAAGGCGGTGGCGGAGATATGCGGCTGCGTCAACGCCAGCGGATGCGACGTCCGGGGTTTCTGCGCCGGCCCGGTTAACGCCATGATCGTGGGGGGCTCCATGGTGGCCGCCTCCGCCCGGAGGAACGTGGTGGTCTTGGCGGGGGGTGCGGTACCCAAGCTCTACATGAACAGCCGGGACCATCTCAAGAAGGGGGTTCCCCCCCTGGAGGACTGTCTGGGGAACTTCGCCATCCTGCTGGGCCCCGAGGACGGCCGCAATCCGGTGATGAGGCTGGACGCGCTGGGCAAGCATTCGGTTGGCGCCGGCGCCTCTCCCCAGGCGGTGACCACCGCCTTGGTTTACGAGCCCCTGGCCAAGCTGGGACTTGGGTTCCTGGACGTGGACAAGTACGCGGCGGAGCTTCACATCCCGGAGATAACCCTCCCCGCCGGCGCGGGGGATCCGGCGAACGCCAACTTCAAGATGATAGCCGCCCTGGCGGCCATGAAGGGGCAGATCGAGAAGGCCAAGATGAACGACTTCGTGGTGGAGCGGGGCATACCCGGCTTCGCCCACACCCAGGGACACATCCCCTCCGGGGTCCCCTTCGTGGGTCCTGCCAGGGACTGGATCCTGGAGGGCAGGATCAAGCGGGCCATGATAATAGGCAAGGGGAGCCTCTTCCTGGCCAGGATGACCAACCTGTCCGATGGGGCCTCCTTCGTGATCGAGCCCCCGTCCCCGGTGTCCCATGGGGTATCCGTCACCAAGGAAGAGGTGAAGGCCTTCATCCTGGAGGCGCTGGAGGAGGCCCTGGCCTCCCTTCGGAAGTCCTAA
- a CDS encoding alanine/glycine:cation symporter family protein — MEAIMKLNGIVNGIVWGPWMLVFFVGTGVYLTVILGFPQLRYFGFMFKEVLGKIGKNAEGEGSISSFAALATALASTVGTGNIAGVATALHLGGPGALVWMLISAVFGMTTKFCEVLLAVRFREKDELGNWRGGTMYIIEKALGMKWLAVLFAIFTFFASFGIGNMVQANSTAEGLSLGFGIPHIYTAVALAVLTALVIWGGLGSIAKVTTYLTPIMALIYIVGGLMVIATNISEVPAALANAIKYAFSDPMAMPGAIAGWSIKIAMTKGVARGVFSNEAGLGSAPMVHATAVVDHPVRQGVYGLFEVFTDTIVICSITAIAILSSGVLTGEPELTGARLTLSAFQTVLGNFGVMILSTGLSLFAFSTILGWYWYGETAGVYLFGPKVTVPFKVLWILCVVLGAWGGAEILVNLWDLADTLNGLMAIPNIIALLFLSGEIRRLVREFDEKRRAGTL, encoded by the coding sequence ATGGAAGCCATAATGAAGCTCAACGGCATCGTGAACGGGATAGTTTGGGGTCCCTGGATGTTGGTTTTCTTCGTGGGCACCGGGGTTTACCTGACGGTGATACTGGGTTTCCCCCAGCTACGCTACTTCGGTTTCATGTTTAAGGAGGTCCTTGGCAAGATAGGCAAGAATGCCGAGGGGGAGGGCTCCATATCCTCCTTCGCCGCGTTGGCCACCGCCCTGGCCTCCACGGTGGGCACCGGCAACATCGCCGGGGTGGCCACCGCCCTTCACCTGGGGGGACCCGGGGCGCTGGTCTGGATGCTCATCTCCGCCGTATTCGGCATGACCACCAAGTTCTGTGAGGTCCTCTTGGCGGTCCGCTTCCGGGAGAAGGACGAGCTGGGGAACTGGCGGGGGGGCACCATGTACATCATCGAGAAGGCCCTGGGGATGAAGTGGCTGGCGGTGCTCTTCGCGATCTTCACCTTCTTCGCCTCCTTCGGGATCGGCAACATGGTCCAGGCCAACTCCACCGCCGAGGGGCTGTCGCTGGGCTTCGGCATCCCCCACATCTACACCGCGGTGGCCTTGGCGGTGCTCACCGCCCTGGTCATATGGGGCGGCCTGGGTAGCATAGCCAAGGTGACCACCTACCTTACCCCCATAATGGCCCTCATATACATAGTGGGCGGCCTGATGGTCATCGCCACCAACATCTCCGAGGTGCCCGCCGCCCTAGCCAACGCCATCAAGTACGCCTTCTCGGATCCCATGGCCATGCCCGGCGCCATCGCTGGATGGTCCATAAAGATTGCCATGACCAAGGGGGTGGCCCGTGGGGTCTTCTCCAACGAGGCCGGCTTGGGTTCCGCCCCGATGGTGCACGCCACTGCAGTGGTGGACCACCCGGTCCGGCAGGGAGTCTACGGCCTCTTCGAGGTATTCACCGACACCATAGTCATCTGCTCCATAACCGCCATCGCCATCTTGTCCAGTGGGGTCCTCACTGGAGAGCCGGAGCTTACCGGCGCCAGGCTGACCCTCTCGGCGTTTCAGACCGTGCTGGGCAACTTCGGGGTTATGATCCTCTCCACCGGGCTCTCCCTCTTCGCCTTCTCCACGATACTTGGGTGGTACTGGTACGGGGAGACCGCGGGGGTCTACCTCTTCGGCCCCAAGGTGACCGTTCCCTTCAAGGTCCTCTGGATCCTGTGCGTGGTGCTCGGTGCTTGGGGAGGGGCCGAGATCCTGGTCAACCTTTGGGACCTGGCGGACACGCTCAACGGTCTCATGGCTATCCCCAACATAATAGCCCTCCTGTTCCTGTCCGGTGAGATCCGCCGGCTGGTCAGGGAGTTTGACGAAAAGAGGAGAGCTGGTACCCTTTAG
- the grdD gene encoding glycine/sarcosine/betaine reductase complex component C subunit alpha, with the protein MNRQIVAEALEEIISAAKGGSRPVTVGLMARGSELGQGELIRGAMRAMSQDPSLRVVMIGPKPAEPVDLQWIETDDCEEAVSSALEGALEEGTIGGAVALHYPFPLGVTTVGMVMTPGRGRPMLISTTTGTASHNRVEAMTLNCILGRAVARCLGIADPTVGILNVEGAPSALRAINRLKDGGYPLRFGSSLRADGGSLLRGNDVLAGAVDVCVCDSLTGNVLTKILSAFTTGGGYEALGWGYGPSVGIGWGKVISIISRASGESVIAGALGFTARMVKNRLPSVVEEELSFARTAGLDGVLASLGAGKGDGAEVTPPPKEPTEEEISGVDVLEVDAAARVLWREGIYAESAMGCTGPVIKVPARHHHRATEILRGAGYL; encoded by the coding sequence ATGAACAGGCAGATAGTGGCGGAGGCCCTGGAGGAGATAATCTCCGCGGCCAAGGGGGGATCTAGGCCGGTCACGGTGGGGCTCATGGCCCGGGGCAGCGAGCTTGGCCAGGGGGAGCTGATCCGGGGGGCCATGAGGGCCATGTCCCAGGATCCGTCGCTCCGGGTGGTGATGATAGGCCCCAAGCCCGCCGAGCCGGTGGACCTCCAGTGGATCGAGACCGACGACTGCGAGGAGGCGGTCTCGTCCGCCCTTGAGGGGGCCCTGGAGGAAGGAACGATCGGGGGGGCGGTGGCGCTCCACTATCCGTTTCCCCTGGGGGTGACCACTGTAGGCATGGTGATGACCCCCGGCAGGGGGCGTCCCATGCTGATATCCACCACCACCGGAACCGCATCCCACAATCGGGTGGAGGCCATGACGCTGAACTGCATCCTGGGGAGGGCGGTGGCCCGTTGCCTTGGAATCGCTGACCCCACGGTGGGGATCCTCAACGTGGAGGGGGCCCCGTCGGCGCTGAGGGCCATCAACAGGCTTAAGGATGGGGGGTACCCGCTCCGGTTCGGGAGTAGCCTTAGGGCCGACGGGGGCTCCCTGCTCCGGGGGAACGACGTGCTGGCCGGGGCGGTGGACGTGTGCGTCTGCGACAGCCTCACCGGAAACGTGCTCACCAAGATACTGTCCGCCTTCACCACCGGTGGGGGCTACGAGGCCCTTGGCTGGGGGTACGGGCCGTCGGTGGGAATAGGCTGGGGCAAGGTGATCTCCATAATCTCCCGTGCATCGGGGGAGTCGGTGATAGCCGGGGCCCTGGGCTTCACCGCCCGGATGGTGAAGAACCGCCTGCCATCGGTGGTGGAGGAGGAGCTCTCCTTTGCCAGGACCGCTGGCCTGGACGGGGTGCTCGCCTCCCTGGGGGCCGGCAAGGGTGACGGGGCGGAGGTGACGCCCCCTCCCAAGGAACCCACCGAGGAGGAGATATCCGGGGTGGACGTCCTGGAGGTGGACGCCGCCGCCCGGGTCCTCTGGCGGGAGGGCATATACGCCGAGTCCGCCATGGGATGCACCGGCCCGGTCATAAAGGTGCCCGCCCGGCACCACCACAGGGCCACGGAGATCCTAAGGGGGGCCGGGTACCTGTAG
- a CDS encoding transketolase, whose amino-acid sequence MKELKRYLEDMEAEDLRAVDLEVLREGARRGRIDSIIMTSCAASGHPGGSMSSMEMYMMAYGAARGLHRPDDLDRDRVVISHGHTSPGAYSALIFWGILERDQVVPNFRRAGSPYQGHVEREVPGIDWGTGNLGQGLSAGVGFALAARLRGSSSHVYVLMGDGEQVKGQVAEARRMAAKEGLSNLTVLVDYNHIQICGSIEDIMPANIEALWAADGWRVLRAQGHDFSSLYRAMREARSSKEPTVILCETVMGKGVSFMEGIPDYHGKALSGDRLSQALSELGSSMDEFNRMMAMRSGPLPVGHHPEVPAPNLDLGEPFTYDASAKSDNRSAFGKTLADVGARNYRVPGRTPILAFDCDLMGSVKLDGFAKACPDGFVQAGIQEHSTATAAGAASVAGVVSLWADFGVFGLDEAYNQQRLNDINGSSLKLVLTHVGLDVGEDGKTHQCVDYVGLLGNTFGWKVVVPADPNQTDRAVRWALSQRGNVCVAMGRSVLPVITAQDGSPLFAGDYAFRYGAIDLVRDGEDGVILALGPMTCRAIKAAQVLAERGLNVKVLCSASPLGIQREELLSMIGRGPVLTVEDHNVHTGLGARVAQILGLSGSSVKLRTLGVTRYGDSGSSDEVYERMGLGVDGIVSSFLDLLGANHA is encoded by the coding sequence ATGAAGGAGCTCAAGCGTTACCTGGAGGACATGGAGGCGGAGGATCTGCGGGCTGTGGACCTGGAGGTCCTGAGGGAGGGTGCCCGGAGGGGCAGGATCGACTCGATAATCATGACGTCCTGTGCTGCCAGCGGGCATCCGGGGGGCTCCATGTCCAGCATGGAGATGTACATGATGGCCTACGGGGCCGCCCGGGGGCTCCACCGCCCGGACGATCTGGACCGGGATAGGGTGGTCATAAGCCACGGGCACACCTCGCCGGGGGCCTACAGCGCCCTGATATTCTGGGGGATCCTGGAGAGGGACCAGGTGGTGCCCAACTTCCGCCGGGCGGGCAGTCCCTACCAGGGGCACGTGGAGAGGGAGGTGCCCGGGATAGACTGGGGAACCGGTAACCTGGGGCAGGGGCTCTCCGCCGGGGTGGGCTTCGCTTTGGCGGCCCGGCTCCGGGGTTCCTCGTCCCATGTATACGTGCTGATGGGGGACGGCGAGCAGGTTAAGGGCCAGGTGGCGGAGGCCCGGCGCATGGCCGCCAAGGAGGGGCTCTCCAACCTGACCGTCCTGGTGGACTACAACCACATCCAGATATGCGGGTCCATAGAGGACATCATGCCCGCCAACATAGAGGCCCTGTGGGCCGCCGACGGCTGGAGGGTCTTGAGGGCCCAGGGGCACGACTTCAGCTCCCTTTATCGGGCCATGAGGGAGGCCAGGTCCTCCAAGGAGCCCACGGTGATCCTCTGCGAGACCGTGATGGGCAAGGGGGTCTCCTTTATGGAGGGCATACCGGACTATCACGGCAAGGCCCTGTCGGGGGACAGACTCTCCCAGGCCCTCTCGGAGCTGGGGTCCTCCATGGATGAGTTCAATCGGATGATGGCCATGAGGAGCGGTCCCTTGCCGGTGGGGCACCATCCGGAGGTGCCGGCCCCCAACCTGGATCTGGGGGAGCCCTTCACCTACGACGCCTCCGCCAAGTCGGACAACCGTTCCGCCTTCGGCAAGACCCTGGCGGACGTGGGGGCCAGGAACTACCGGGTGCCCGGCAGGACCCCCATACTGGCCTTCGACTGCGACCTGATGGGCTCCGTCAAGCTGGACGGCTTCGCCAAGGCCTGTCCCGACGGGTTCGTGCAGGCGGGGATCCAGGAGCACTCCACCGCCACCGCCGCTGGGGCCGCCTCCGTGGCGGGGGTGGTGTCCCTCTGGGCGGACTTCGGGGTCTTCGGCCTGGACGAGGCCTACAACCAGCAGCGCCTGAACGACATAAACGGGTCATCACTCAAACTGGTTCTCACCCACGTGGGCCTCGACGTGGGTGAGGACGGCAAGACCCACCAGTGCGTGGACTATGTGGGGCTCCTGGGCAACACCTTTGGCTGGAAGGTGGTGGTCCCTGCGGACCCCAACCAGACCGATAGGGCGGTCCGATGGGCCCTGTCCCAGCGGGGCAACGTTTGCGTGGCCATGGGGAGGAGCGTGCTGCCGGTCATAACCGCCCAGGACGGGAGCCCCCTCTTCGCCGGAGACTACGCCTTCCGCTACGGGGCCATCGACCTGGTTCGGGATGGTGAGGACGGGGTCATCCTGGCCCTGGGCCCCATGACATGCCGGGCTATCAAGGCCGCCCAGGTCCTGGCCGAGCGGGGGCTGAACGTCAAGGTCCTCTGCTCCGCCTCCCCCCTGGGGATACAGCGGGAGGAGTTGCTGTCCATGATAGGCCGGGGGCCGGTCCTGACCGTGGAGGACCACAACGTCCACACCGGTCTGGGGGCCCGGGTGGCCCAGATTCTGGGGCTATCCGGTTCCTCCGTCAAGCTGAGGACCTTGGGGGTCACCCGCTACGGGGACTCCGGCTCCTCCGATGAGGTCTACGAGAGGATGGGTCTCGGGGTGGACGGGATAGTGAGCTCCTTCCTTGACCTGTTGGGGGCGAACCATGCTTAA
- the grdA gene encoding glycine/sarcosine/betaine reductase complex selenoprotein A produces the protein MGKLAGKKLILLGERDGVPGPAMEACLKDCGAEIAFAVTECFVUTAAGAMDLQNQQRVKDIAEKFGAENVVVVLGSSDAEGAEIYAETVTAGDPTYAGPLAGVSLGLPVYHIFDPEIKSEADPAQWEEQVSMMEMVLDPEALTEAVRKMREAHSQYTL, from the coding sequence ATGGGAAAGCTGGCCGGAAAGAAGCTCATCCTTTTGGGTGAGCGGGACGGGGTGCCCGGGCCCGCCATGGAGGCGTGCCTCAAGGACTGCGGGGCGGAGATAGCCTTCGCGGTCACCGAGTGCTTCGTCTGAACCGCCGCTGGAGCCATGGACCTGCAGAATCAGCAGAGGGTGAAGGACATCGCCGAGAAGTTCGGTGCGGAGAACGTGGTAGTTGTCTTGGGTTCCTCCGATGCGGAGGGGGCCGAGATCTACGCGGAGACCGTCACCGCCGGCGACCCCACCTACGCGGGTCCATTGGCGGGAGTCTCGTTGGGACTCCCGGTCTATCACATATTCGACCCGGAGATCAAGTCCGAGGCGGACCCTGCTCAGTGGGAGGAGCAGGTCAGCATGATGGAGATGGTGCTGGATCCGGAGGCCTTGACCGAGGCGGTCCGGAAGATGAGGGAGGCCCACAGCCAGTACACCCTCTAG
- the grdB gene encoding glycine reductase complex selenoprotein B, with translation MAYRIVHYLNQFFGGLGGEDKADITPVKKDGPVGPGAALKAALGSEAEVVGTVICGDGYFAEHMDEATDQILEMIKSFSPDGVVLGPAFNAGRYGTACGAVGEAVAKRLGIPVVGGMYPENPGVEMYRKSFPIVRTSDNARGIKDAVPAMARIVLKLLKGEPLGSPEEEGYIERGIRVNLFRDEVGAERAVEMLVRKLKGEQYTTEYPMPVFDRVPPAAAIKDLKNATIALVTSGGIVPKGNPDHIEASSATKYGEYSIEGVSSVTAEGYATAHGGYDPTYANSDPNRVLPVDVLRQMESQGVFKRLYPYFYTTVGNGTPVANAKRFGQEIASKLKKDGVDAVILTSTUGTCTRCGATMVKEIERAGIPVVHVCTIVPISLTVGANRIVPAVAIPHPLGDPTKTHEEEVAIRRRLVEAALRALQTEVSDQTVFANN, from the coding sequence ATGGCCTACAGGATAGTTCATTACCTTAACCAGTTCTTCGGCGGCCTGGGGGGAGAGGACAAGGCGGACATAACGCCGGTCAAGAAGGACGGACCGGTGGGGCCCGGTGCGGCCCTCAAGGCCGCCCTGGGCTCCGAGGCGGAGGTGGTGGGCACCGTCATATGTGGCGACGGTTACTTTGCGGAGCACATGGACGAGGCCACCGACCAGATCCTTGAGATGATAAAGTCCTTCTCCCCCGACGGGGTGGTCCTGGGTCCCGCGTTCAACGCGGGCCGATACGGGACCGCCTGCGGCGCCGTTGGGGAGGCGGTGGCAAAGCGCCTTGGGATCCCCGTGGTGGGGGGCATGTACCCGGAGAACCCGGGGGTGGAGATGTACCGGAAGAGCTTCCCCATCGTGAGGACCTCGGACAACGCCCGGGGCATAAAGGACGCGGTGCCTGCCATGGCCCGGATAGTGCTCAAGCTCCTCAAGGGGGAGCCACTTGGCTCCCCGGAGGAGGAGGGCTACATCGAGCGGGGCATCCGGGTGAACCTCTTCCGGGATGAGGTGGGGGCTGAGCGGGCGGTGGAGATGCTGGTCCGGAAGCTCAAGGGGGAGCAGTACACCACCGAGTACCCCATGCCGGTTTTCGATCGGGTGCCCCCCGCGGCGGCCATCAAGGACCTGAAGAACGCCACCATAGCCTTGGTGACCTCCGGAGGCATAGTACCCAAGGGGAACCCGGACCACATAGAGGCCTCCAGCGCCACCAAGTACGGGGAGTACTCCATCGAGGGGGTCTCGAGCGTCACCGCCGAGGGCTACGCCACCGCCCACGGGGGGTACGACCCCACCTACGCCAACTCGGACCCCAACCGGGTCCTGCCGGTGGATGTGCTACGCCAGATGGAGTCCCAGGGGGTCTTCAAGAGGCTCTACCCCTACTTCTACACCACCGTGGGCAACGGGACCCCGGTGGCCAACGCCAAGCGCTTCGGCCAGGAGATCGCCTCCAAGCTCAAGAAGGACGGGGTTGACGCGGTGATCCTCACCTCCACCTGAGGTACCTGCACTCGTTGCGGCGCAACGATGGTGAAGGAGATAGAGCGGGCTGGCATTCCGGTGGTGCACGTGTGCACCATAGTACCCATCTCCCTGACCGTGGGGGCCAACAGGATCGTCCCGGCGGTGGCCATACCGCACCCGCTAGGGGATCCCACCAAGACCCACGAGGAGGAGGTGGCCATCAGGAGGCGCCTGGTGGAGGCGGCCTTGAGGGCCCTTCAGACCGAGGTTAGCGACCAGACGGTGTTCGCCAACAACTAG
- the alr gene encoding alanine racemase has protein sequence MLRPTRMEVSLRAVRHNLDQIRSYVGGRAQVMGVVKANAYGLGARRVVEALRAQGVVRFAVATPDEAVQLREWGVGEPVLVLGQCLPSAAGEMVAMDVTCAVGSLELARALSAEAERQGRQVKVHIKVDTGMGRIGFLPGELEAAMDQILSMRHLDVEGIFTHFATADEARLDHAEEQLRRFGDALDRMRCRGVRFRLRHACNSAATIRMPHGHLDAVRPGIILYGMRPSPLCPMPLNLEVPFEVNTAVAAVRELPPMWGISYGMRYVTRGNERIAVLPIGYRDGYARALSGKAQVLIRGRRFPVVGTICMDQCMVDVTDCPSVQVGDPVVLLGRQGDQAITPEEFASWLNTIVYEVPGMFSERVPRVYVDREGEGPGEG, from the coding sequence ATGCTCAGACCTACCCGGATGGAGGTCAGCCTCCGGGCGGTGAGGCACAACCTGGATCAGATACGCTCCTACGTTGGTGGCAGGGCCCAGGTCATGGGGGTGGTGAAGGCCAACGCCTACGGCCTGGGTGCCCGGCGGGTGGTGGAGGCCCTGAGGGCCCAGGGGGTTGTGCGGTTTGCGGTGGCGACCCCGGACGAGGCGGTGCAGCTTCGGGAGTGGGGAGTGGGTGAGCCTGTGCTGGTGCTGGGGCAGTGCCTGCCCTCCGCCGCGGGGGAGATGGTGGCCATGGACGTGACCTGCGCGGTTGGGAGCCTAGAGCTGGCCCGGGCGCTGAGCGCCGAGGCGGAGCGCCAGGGGCGGCAGGTCAAGGTGCACATCAAGGTGGACACCGGCATGGGGAGGATAGGTTTCCTCCCCGGGGAGCTGGAGGCCGCCATGGATCAGATCCTGTCAATGCGGCATCTGGACGTGGAGGGGATCTTCACCCACTTCGCCACCGCCGACGAGGCCCGGCTGGACCACGCGGAGGAACAGCTTAGACGCTTCGGGGACGCCCTGGACCGGATGCGTTGCCGGGGGGTCAGGTTCAGGCTGAGGCACGCCTGCAACAGCGCCGCCACCATAAGGATGCCCCACGGGCACCTGGACGCGGTGAGGCCCGGCATCATCCTCTACGGGATGCGCCCCTCCCCCCTGTGCCCCATGCCGTTGAACTTGGAGGTCCCCTTCGAGGTTAATACCGCGGTGGCGGCGGTCAGGGAGCTCCCCCCCATGTGGGGGATCAGCTACGGGATGAGGTACGTAACCCGGGGGAACGAGAGGATAGCGGTGCTCCCAATAGGCTACCGGGATGGCTACGCCAGGGCCCTGTCCGGCAAGGCTCAGGTGCTCATCCGTGGCAGGCGCTTCCCGGTGGTGGGCACCATATGCATGGACCAGTGCATGGTGGACGTGACCGACTGCCCGTCGGTCCAGGTGGGGGATCCGGTGGTCCTCCTGGGCCGCCAGGGGGACCAGGCCATAACCCCCGAGGAGTTCGCCTCCTGGCTCAACACCATCGTCTACGAGGTGCCGGGCATGTTCTCCGAGAGGGTCCCCAGGGTCTACGTGGATCGGGAGGGGGAGGGGCCTGGGGAGGGATGA